Proteins encoded by one window of Acuticoccus sp. MNP-M23:
- a CDS encoding IS3 family transposase (programmed frameshift) — protein sequence MKRARFTEEQIIGILRENDAGAKAGELPRKHGVSEGTIYAWKAKFGGMSVSEAQRLKTLEDENRRLKSLLADAMLDKAALNELLFKKMVGSAAMREGVAHLRTVFEISERRACSIVKVDRKMVRYRSRRPPDTEIAKRLRTLAAERRRFGYRRLFVLLRREGELSGKNRIYRLYREEGLTVRRRRSRRRAVGTRAPILIEAKVNARWSLDFVHDQLAGGRRFRILNVVDDVTRECLAAIPDTSISGRRVARELSALIVRRGRPGIIVSDNGTEFTSTAILAWAEDHRVAWHYIAPGKPTQNGFVESFNGRMRDELLNESLFFSLDHIRQKLAAWTADYNTTRPHSAIGYQTPAAYAANLNRAGRSAAQCGHSAARPVVFTAPKGVITNSETQVRPG from the exons ATGAAGCGAGCGAGATTCACGGAAGAGCAGATAATCGGGATCCTGCGGGAGAACGATGCCGGGGCAAAGGCGGGCGAGCTGCCCCGCAAGCACGGCGTGTCCGAGGGCACGATCTACGCGTGGAAGGCCAAGTTCGGCGGGATGAGCGTGTCTGAGGCCCAGCGGCTGAAGACGCTGGAGGACGAGAACCGCCGGCTCAAATCGCTGCTGGCCGACGCGATGCTGGACAAGGCGGCGCTGAACGAGCTGCTCT TCAAAAAAATGGTAGGGTCTGCCGCCATGCGCGAAGGCGTCGCTCATCTGCGAACGGTGTTCGAGATCAGCGAGCGGCGGGCCTGCTCCATCGTCAAGGTGGATCGAAAGATGGTGCGCTATCGGTCCCGTCGGCCGCCGGATACCGAGATCGCCAAGCGGCTGCGCACCCTGGCTGCCGAGCGACGCCGGTTCGGCTATCGGCGGCTGTTCGTCCTGCTGCGGAGGGAAGGCGAACTCTCGGGCAAGAACCGTATTTACCGCCTCTATCGCGAGGAAGGCCTGACGGTGCGCAGGCGCCGGTCCCGTCGCCGCGCCGTCGGCACTCGGGCGCCGATCCTCATTGAAGCCAAGGTCAACGCCCGCTGGTCGCTGGACTTCGTGCATGATCAGCTCGCCGGTGGTCGGCGTTTCCGCATTCTCAATGTGGTTGACGATGTGACACGCGAGTGTCTGGCGGCGATCCCCGACACCTCGATCTCGGGCCGGCGCGTGGCGCGGGAACTGTCGGCGTTGATTGTTCGCCGTGGTCGCCCAGGCATCATCGTCAGCGACAACGGCACGGAGTTCACGTCCACAGCCATCCTGGCCTGGGCTGAGGATCATCGGGTTGCCTGGCATTATATCGCGCCGGGCAAGCCGACCCAGAATGGTTTCGTGGAGAGCTTCAATGGCCGGATGCGTGACGAACTGCTGAACGAAAGCCTGTTCTTCAGCCTCGATCACATCCGCCAGAAACTGGCCGCGTGGACGGCCGACTACAACACCACCCGACCGCACTCGGCGATCGGCTACCAGACCCCTGCGGCCTACGCCGCGAACCTGAACAGAGCAGGCCGATCCGCTGCGCAATGTGGACACTCCGCGGCTCGGCCTGTTGTTTTCACCGCGCCGAAAGGCGTAATCACCAACTCCGAGACTCAGGTCCGACCTGGATGA
- a CDS encoding transposase domain-containing protein, whose amino-acid sequence MLPRAETARLNGIDTEHYLRDVLARIAHDLPLNFHPGRT is encoded by the coding sequence ATCCTGCCTCGCGCCGAGACCGCCCGCCTCAACGGCATCGACACGGAGCACTATCTGCGCGACGTACTCGCCCGCATCGCTCATGACCTGCCTCTGAACTTTCATCCAGGTCGGACCTGA
- a CDS encoding transposase: MPLARWQALERYLGDGRIENDNNAAERAIRPIALGRKN, from the coding sequence ATGCCTCTGGCGCGCTGGCAGGCACTCGAGCGATACCTCGGCGACGGCCGCATCGAGAACGACAACAACGCTGCCGAACGGGCCATCCGCCCGATTGCGCTTGGCCGCAAGAACTGA
- a CDS encoding ABC transporter ATP-binding protein, whose product MAISDQHPPRATVGSHRVEEEMFGRLFDGRVVRRIWAFVSPYRLKVIIAIIAVLVFTGTQVVIPLIIRDAIDNGIVAGGEAALTRAVVLFGIVILINFAASFVQENVVGQTAENVLFDIREAMFSHLQRVSMSFMDKTEVGRLMSRLQGDVNSMQEFLETSVLSVGDIVLLFGIIASMLWLDVRLGLLTISVLPILFLVRVFWLPRARKAFMAAHEANSVANGALAEAIHGVRAVQNMNREDVNFALYTDKAEANLKAHLTAARFAQVMVPIVDTLTGLAMAFVIVVGGSMVLGQTLEVGVMVAFLFYIQRFFDPIRSLTMQYSVMQRAMASGQRLTEVLDIEVTVRDKSGAIPLTRETEGSIEFRNVTFGYDPAHPVLKNVNFRVKPGETVAVVGPTGSGKSSAMALVNRFYDVQEGEVLVGGHDVRDVTQASLGKHIAMVLQEPYLFTGTVFENIRYTMVDASREDVITAAKAVGAHDFITALPEGYDTLLGERGGSLSLGQRQLLSFARALVVDAPILVLDEATASIDSYTEMKIQTALKRLLQDRTGLVIAHRLATIRNADRIVVLRDGEIVEQGTHDELIAKGGLYAGLYKMNHTSFDDALETDS is encoded by the coding sequence ATGGCAATCAGCGATCAACACCCGCCCCGCGCAACGGTCGGCTCACACCGCGTCGAGGAGGAGATGTTCGGCCGTCTGTTCGACGGCCGTGTCGTGCGCCGGATCTGGGCGTTCGTCAGCCCCTACCGGCTTAAGGTCATCATCGCAATCATCGCGGTTCTGGTCTTCACCGGGACGCAGGTTGTGATCCCCCTCATCATTCGCGATGCCATCGACAATGGCATTGTGGCGGGCGGCGAGGCCGCGCTCACGCGCGCGGTCGTCCTCTTCGGGATCGTCATTCTCATCAACTTTGCGGCGAGCTTCGTTCAGGAGAATGTCGTCGGGCAGACGGCGGAAAACGTCCTGTTCGACATCCGCGAGGCGATGTTCTCTCACCTTCAGCGCGTCTCCATGTCGTTCATGGACAAGACCGAGGTGGGGCGGCTGATGTCGCGCCTGCAGGGCGACGTGAACTCCATGCAGGAGTTTCTGGAAACCTCCGTCCTTTCGGTGGGCGACATCGTTCTCCTGTTCGGCATCATCGCCTCCATGCTGTGGCTCGATGTGCGCCTTGGCCTCCTCACCATCTCGGTGCTGCCCATCCTTTTCCTGGTGCGGGTCTTCTGGCTCCCCCGTGCGCGAAAAGCGTTCATGGCGGCGCATGAGGCCAACTCGGTCGCCAACGGGGCGCTGGCAGAAGCGATCCACGGCGTGCGGGCGGTGCAGAACATGAACCGCGAGGACGTCAACTTCGCGCTCTACACCGACAAGGCGGAGGCCAACCTCAAGGCGCACCTCACCGCGGCCCGTTTCGCGCAGGTGATGGTTCCCATTGTCGATACGCTGACCGGCCTTGCCATGGCCTTCGTCATTGTCGTCGGCGGCTCCATGGTGCTCGGCCAGACGCTCGAAGTCGGCGTGATGGTGGCGTTCCTGTTCTACATCCAGCGCTTCTTCGACCCGATCCGGTCGCTCACCATGCAATACTCGGTGATGCAACGGGCCATGGCCTCCGGCCAGCGCCTGACCGAGGTGCTCGACATCGAGGTGACGGTCCGCGACAAGTCAGGCGCTATCCCCCTCACCCGCGAGACGGAGGGGTCGATCGAGTTCCGCAACGTGACGTTCGGCTACGACCCGGCCCATCCTGTCCTGAAGAACGTGAACTTCCGGGTGAAACCAGGCGAGACGGTGGCCGTCGTCGGCCCGACCGGCTCGGGCAAGTCGAGCGCGATGGCGCTGGTGAACCGCTTTTACGACGTCCAGGAGGGCGAAGTGCTGGTCGGCGGGCACGACGTTCGCGATGTAACGCAGGCCTCGCTCGGCAAGCACATCGCCATGGTGCTGCAGGAGCCTTACCTCTTCACCGGCACCGTGTTCGAGAACATCCGCTACACAATGGTGGATGCCAGCCGCGAGGACGTCATCACCGCGGCGAAGGCCGTGGGTGCACACGACTTCATCACCGCATTGCCGGAGGGTTACGACACGCTTCTGGGCGAACGGGGCGGCAGCCTGTCTCTGGGCCAGCGCCAGCTTCTCAGTTTCGCGCGGGCGCTGGTGGTCGACGCGCCGATCCTCGTCCTCGACGAGGCAACCGCCAGCATCGACAGCTACACCGAAATGAAGATCCAGACGGCGCTGAAGCGGCTCTTGCAGGACCGGACCGGGCTCGTCATCGCCCACCGCCTCGCAACGATCAGAAACGCTGATCGCATTGTCGTCCTGCGCGACGGCGAGATCGTCGAACAGGGCACGCATGACGAGCTGATCGCCAAGGGCGGCCTCTACGCCGGCCTCTACAAGATGAACCACACCTCCTTCGACGACGCGCTCGAAACGGATTCGTGA
- a CDS encoding ABC transporter ATP-binding protein, which translates to MTTLPQQTSSPAHDGAVGLRSAGSHASAGTLLRITRIAFQKPWWVAIAFASTLVAATLQLSIPVILGIAVDQTQGALTETEGARSALLQTAVLLFVMSMLRGVFTTLQNYFGEAVGHAVGYQLRRAYYAKVQDLHFSFHDKVHSGDLITLGMLDLEGVRMFFSTGIVRLLLLTTLIGVGGYVLISTDPVLALAALSFVPFVGWRSAVTRLRLRATWLRLQERLSVLSRVMEENLAGIRVVRAFAAEPLEMDKFHTSSLSALELARERVGIRVRNTSAMTFSFFAAMGLVLWVGGHKVIAGEISVGTLASFLTFMTILQMPVRQLGMLVNSFARASTCGSRLFDFLDFEVPIREVPGAPALALSEGRLSFEDVSFTYPGTDRAVLRNVSFEARKGETIGLVGPPGSGKSSLVHLIPRFYDVTGGRITIDGQDIREISLRSLRQAVAVVQQDVFLFTTTLENNIAYADPWARGKQVERASEAARLHDYILNLPGGYRTVVGERGVSLSGGQRQRVSIARTLMLDPSILVFDDSTTALDANTERSIRKAMRENASSRVTVIIAHRLSSLMDADRILVLDEGRIVEQGSHDELLSHGGRYRALHDLQVGNDTPAKAR; encoded by the coding sequence ATGACCACGCTGCCCCAACAGACCTCCTCCCCGGCACACGATGGGGCGGTGGGACTGCGCAGTGCCGGCTCGCACGCTTCGGCCGGCACGCTCCTCAGGATAACCCGGATCGCGTTTCAGAAGCCGTGGTGGGTCGCCATCGCCTTCGCCTCGACGCTTGTTGCCGCAACCCTGCAGCTCTCCATCCCGGTCATTCTCGGCATCGCCGTCGACCAGACGCAGGGCGCGCTGACCGAGACCGAGGGCGCGCGCTCCGCGCTCCTGCAAACCGCCGTGCTGCTCTTCGTCATGTCGATGCTGCGGGGCGTCTTCACCACGCTGCAGAACTATTTTGGCGAGGCGGTCGGCCATGCGGTCGGCTACCAGCTGCGCCGTGCCTACTACGCCAAGGTGCAGGACCTCCACTTCAGCTTCCACGACAAGGTGCATTCGGGCGACCTCATCACGCTCGGGATGCTCGATCTGGAGGGGGTGCGCATGTTCTTCTCCACTGGCATCGTGCGGTTGCTGCTGCTCACGACCCTCATCGGCGTCGGCGGCTACGTCCTCATCTCCACAGATCCCGTCCTTGCGCTGGCGGCACTCAGTTTCGTGCCGTTCGTCGGGTGGCGCTCCGCGGTGACACGGCTCAGGCTGCGCGCAACGTGGCTCCGGCTCCAGGAGAGGCTCTCGGTCCTGTCGCGGGTGATGGAGGAGAACCTTGCCGGCATCCGCGTGGTGCGCGCCTTCGCCGCCGAGCCACTGGAGATGGACAAGTTCCACACATCATCGCTGAGCGCGCTGGAGCTTGCGCGCGAGCGCGTCGGCATCCGCGTGCGCAACACCAGCGCGATGACGTTCTCCTTCTTCGCCGCCATGGGGCTCGTCCTGTGGGTCGGCGGGCACAAGGTGATCGCGGGCGAAATTTCCGTCGGCACGCTCGCCTCCTTCCTCACCTTCATGACCATCCTGCAAATGCCGGTGCGCCAGCTCGGCATGCTGGTGAACTCCTTTGCACGCGCGTCCACCTGCGGCAGCCGCCTGTTCGACTTCCTCGACTTCGAGGTTCCGATCCGTGAAGTACCGGGCGCACCCGCCCTTGCCCTGTCCGAGGGACGCCTGTCCTTCGAAGATGTCTCCTTCACCTATCCGGGGACCGACCGGGCCGTGCTGCGCAATGTGTCGTTCGAGGCGCGCAAGGGCGAAACCATCGGCCTCGTCGGGCCGCCGGGATCGGGCAAATCCTCGCTGGTGCACCTCATCCCGCGGTTTTACGACGTCACCGGCGGCAGGATCACAATCGATGGGCAGGACATCCGCGAGATTTCGCTTCGCTCGCTCCGGCAGGCGGTCGCGGTTGTACAGCAGGACGTGTTCCTCTTCACCACGACGCTGGAAAACAACATTGCCTACGCCGACCCGTGGGCGCGCGGCAAACAGGTGGAGCGGGCCAGCGAGGCGGCGCGGCTGCACGACTACATCCTCAACCTGCCGGGCGGTTACCGCACGGTGGTTGGCGAGCGCGGCGTCTCCCTTTCCGGCGGGCAGCGCCAGCGCGTCTCCATCGCGCGCACGCTGATGCTCGACCCGTCAATTCTCGTCTTCGACGACAGCACCACCGCGCTCGACGCCAACACCGAGCGCAGCATCCGCAAGGCGATGCGCGAGAATGCATCCTCCCGCGTGACCGTCATCATCGCCCACCGGCTCAGCTCGCTGATGGATGCCGATCGGATCCTGGTGCTGGACGAAGGCCGGATCGTCGAACAGGGCAGCCACGACGAGCTTCTCTCACACGGCGGACGCTACCGCGCACTGCACGATCTGCAGGTGGGCAACGACACTCCGGCGAAGGCCCGATAA
- a CDS encoding hydantoinase B/oxoprolinase family protein, whose product MTKELDPITLQVVGGALHSIAEQMGNVLYRMSYSSIIRESQDLGAGLFDSEFNTLCESDSTPMHIGSLPGYLSGIATTVPLDAWKPGDCVIHNHPYKGASHSPDIAIVMPVFADGELVGFSANTAHHVDIGAATPGLIIDVPDMWAEGMLLDGLKLYNEGVRNEDLWKYIRGNTRVPALVMGDLEAQIASAQLGVRRFEELIAKYGKDTVIQATKQLMDYTERRMRAEIAKIPDGEYFAEGFLDDDGRDREKTLPIKVCVRVEGDGVEVDLTGSSPQVPTAFNVPFDGSTKVAAFFVFRAMLLDTYTAQDDIPANEGSFRPIKVTAPEGCIFNPIAPAAAEARFCQIQRMSDLVIKALAPVLPDRCTAGNAATLSFAAYSGVRPSGDYWVFLEVNEAAMGGRPASDGPDTVEELMRNTRNNPLEDLGMHLPLICDRYEVRDDVPPGAGKFRGGSGVVKSQRYLTPGFMTHESDRHLDAPWGVFGGKEGAVGKMEIHNIHSGKTRSAYAKFSGLRTEIGDVVSYYSPSGGGYGDPLDRAPEKVLDDVLDGFFGPDHAREAYGVVLTEADNGYDWALDDTATKSLRDGMRA is encoded by the coding sequence ATGACCAAGGAACTCGACCCGATCACGTTGCAGGTCGTCGGCGGCGCGCTGCACTCCATCGCCGAGCAGATGGGCAACGTCCTTTACCGGATGAGCTATTCGTCGATCATCCGCGAAAGCCAGGACCTTGGCGCGGGCTTGTTCGACAGCGAATTCAACACGCTGTGCGAATCGGACTCCACGCCCATGCACATCGGCTCCCTCCCCGGCTACCTCAGCGGCATCGCCACCACGGTTCCACTGGACGCGTGGAAGCCGGGCGACTGCGTGATCCACAACCACCCCTACAAGGGCGCCTCCCACTCCCCCGACATCGCCATCGTGATGCCGGTGTTTGCGGACGGCGAGCTTGTCGGCTTCTCCGCCAACACCGCCCACCACGTAGACATCGGCGCCGCCACCCCCGGCCTCATCATCGACGTGCCGGACATGTGGGCCGAAGGGATGCTGCTCGACGGCCTCAAGCTCTACAACGAAGGCGTGCGCAACGAGGATCTGTGGAAATACATCCGCGGCAACACGCGGGTTCCGGCCCTTGTCATGGGCGACCTTGAGGCGCAGATCGCCTCCGCCCAGCTCGGCGTGCGCCGGTTCGAGGAGCTGATTGCCAAGTATGGCAAGGACACCGTCATCCAGGCGACCAAACAGCTGATGGACTACACCGAGCGCCGGATGCGCGCCGAGATCGCCAAGATCCCCGACGGCGAGTATTTCGCCGAAGGCTTCCTCGATGACGACGGGCGCGACCGCGAAAAGACGCTGCCCATCAAGGTCTGCGTTCGCGTCGAGGGCGACGGCGTGGAGGTGGATCTCACCGGCTCCTCGCCGCAGGTGCCCACCGCCTTCAACGTCCCGTTCGACGGCTCCACCAAGGTCGCAGCCTTCTTCGTCTTCCGCGCAATGCTCCTCGACACCTACACCGCTCAGGACGACATTCCGGCCAACGAGGGCTCGTTCCGCCCCATCAAGGTGACGGCGCCGGAGGGCTGCATCTTCAACCCCATCGCGCCGGCGGCGGCCGAGGCGCGGTTCTGCCAGATCCAGCGCATGTCCGACCTCGTCATCAAGGCGCTGGCCCCGGTGCTGCCGGACCGCTGCACCGCCGGCAACGCCGCCACGCTTTCGTTCGCCGCCTACTCCGGCGTCCGCCCGTCCGGCGACTACTGGGTGTTTCTGGAGGTGAACGAGGCCGCCATGGGCGGGCGGCCGGCGTCCGACGGGCCGGACACGGTGGAGGAGCTGATGCGCAACACGCGCAACAACCCGCTGGAAGACCTCGGGATGCACCTCCCCCTCATCTGCGACCGCTACGAGGTGCGCGACGACGTCCCCCCCGGCGCCGGCAAGTTCCGCGGCGGCTCGGGCGTGGTCAAATCCCAGCGCTACCTGACGCCCGGCTTCATGACCCACGAGTCCGACCGCCACCTCGACGCGCCGTGGGGCGTGTTCGGCGGCAAGGAAGGCGCTGTCGGCAAGATGGAGATCCACAACATCCATTCGGGAAAGACGCGCTCGGCCTACGCCAAGTTTTCCGGCCTGCGCACCGAGATCGGCGATGTGGTGAGCTACTACTCCCCCTCCGGCGGCGGCTACGGCGACCCGCTCGACCGCGCCCCCGAAAAGGTGCTCGACGATGTGCTCGACGGCTTCTTCGGCCCCGATCATGCGCGCGAGGCCTACGGCGTCGTCCTCACGGAGGCCGACAACGGCTACGACTGGGCGCTCGACGACACGGCCACGAAGAGCCTGCGCGACGGGATGCGGGCCTGA
- a CDS encoding hydantoinase/oxoprolinase family protein, producing MIRVGVDVGGTFTDIVLERTRAADQGGNAVVVTKVPSTPHDQSEGVCNGVLKVCELAGVAPGDIDVLFHGTTVATNMVIERKGAEVGMLTTRGFRDILHMARHKRPHNFSLQFDVPWQSAPLVKRRNRLPITERLKPPTGEIEVALAEDEVREAAALFNKRGIDAVIIGFLFSFLNDTHEKRAKAIVEEVLPDAFVSTSSGVVNVIREYERFSSTAMNAYIGPKTALYLRRLESRLRDNGIDASVRIMQSNGGISTVAQSAAKPIGLLLSGPAGGVIGGRWTGAQSDAANVITIDIGGTSADISVIQDGELRVKNPRDTEVAGLPVLAPMIDIDAIGAGGGSIAYIDAGGAFRVGPRSAGADPGPACYGRGGTEPTVTDAQVVLGRLDPKRFLGGDLSIDKARAEEAIRTHIAEPLGMTTTEAALGILKIINNNMALAINANSVAKGIDPRGFTLMGFGGAGPLHSVALAEMIQAKDVISPSQPGITAAMGLLVTDLQYEYTRSVLQTLDDADDDALAQINVIADELTAEADAQLDADGIATDLRRFSRVMECRYAGQGFELRAEMPAEPLTQANKQAVIDAFFDVHKESYGHAFRDQITEGVTLRVVASAAVEPLRLPALETGSSTNPDVALLYTSETIFEDGAPTDTPRYDRGKLLAGDSVTGPAIVTQHNSTTLVPPGYTATVLAHGDMRVARQ from the coding sequence ATGATCCGAGTAGGCGTGGACGTCGGCGGCACCTTCACCGACATCGTGCTGGAGCGCACCCGCGCCGCGGACCAGGGCGGCAATGCGGTGGTGGTGACCAAGGTGCCATCCACCCCGCACGACCAGTCCGAAGGCGTCTGCAACGGCGTCCTCAAGGTCTGCGAGCTGGCCGGTGTTGCCCCTGGCGACATCGACGTCCTGTTCCACGGCACGACGGTTGCCACCAACATGGTGATCGAGCGCAAGGGCGCCGAGGTGGGGATGCTGACCACCCGCGGCTTCCGCGACATCCTGCACATGGCGCGCCACAAGCGGCCGCACAATTTCTCGCTCCAGTTCGACGTGCCGTGGCAGTCCGCACCGCTGGTCAAGCGCCGCAACCGCCTGCCGATCACCGAACGTCTGAAGCCGCCGACCGGCGAGATCGAAGTGGCGCTCGCAGAGGACGAGGTGCGCGAGGCGGCGGCGCTCTTCAATAAGCGCGGCATCGACGCGGTCATCATCGGCTTCCTGTTCTCCTTCCTCAACGACACGCACGAAAAGCGCGCCAAGGCCATTGTGGAGGAGGTGCTGCCCGACGCGTTCGTCTCCACCTCCAGCGGGGTGGTCAACGTCATCCGCGAGTATGAGCGGTTCTCGTCCACCGCAATGAACGCCTATATCGGCCCCAAGACCGCGCTCTACCTGCGCCGGCTGGAGTCTCGCCTGCGGGACAATGGCATCGACGCGTCGGTGCGGATCATGCAGTCCAACGGCGGTATCTCCACCGTTGCCCAGTCCGCGGCAAAGCCCATCGGGCTCCTTCTATCGGGGCCTGCGGGCGGCGTGATCGGCGGGCGGTGGACCGGCGCCCAGTCGGATGCGGCCAACGTCATCACCATCGACATCGGCGGCACCTCAGCCGACATCTCGGTCATTCAGGATGGCGAACTTCGGGTGAAAAACCCGCGAGATACTGAAGTCGCCGGCCTCCCCGTGCTGGCACCGATGATCGACATCGACGCCATCGGCGCCGGCGGCGGCTCCATTGCCTACATCGATGCCGGCGGCGCCTTCCGCGTCGGCCCCCGCTCCGCAGGCGCCGACCCCGGACCCGCCTGCTACGGCCGCGGCGGCACCGAGCCGACGGTGACGGACGCGCAGGTGGTTCTCGGCCGGCTCGACCCCAAGCGCTTCCTCGGCGGCGACCTCTCCATCGACAAGGCGAGAGCCGAAGAGGCGATCCGCACCCACATCGCCGAACCGCTCGGGATGACGACCACGGAGGCGGCGCTGGGCATCCTGAAGATCATCAACAACAACATGGCGCTTGCCATCAACGCCAACTCGGTTGCCAAGGGCATCGACCCGCGCGGGTTCACGCTGATGGGCTTTGGCGGCGCAGGTCCGCTCCATTCCGTCGCGCTGGCGGAAATGATCCAGGCCAAGGATGTGATCTCCCCCTCCCAGCCCGGCATCACCGCCGCCATGGGCCTTCTGGTGACGGACCTTCAGTATGAATACACCCGCTCCGTTCTCCAGACCCTCGACGATGCGGACGACGACGCGCTGGCCCAGATCAACGTCATCGCCGATGAACTGACCGCCGAGGCCGATGCCCAGCTGGATGCCGACGGCATTGCCACCGACCTGCGCCGCTTCAGCCGCGTGATGGAGTGCCGCTATGCCGGCCAGGGCTTCGAACTCAGGGCAGAAATGCCCGCCGAACCGCTGACGCAGGCCAACAAGCAGGCCGTCATCGACGCCTTCTTCGACGTTCACAAGGAAAGCTACGGCCACGCCTTCCGCGATCAGATCACAGAGGGCGTCACCCTGCGCGTGGTGGCCTCAGCCGCGGTGGAACCCCTGCGGCTCCCCGCGCTCGAAACCGGCAGCAGCACCAACCCCGATGTGGCGCTGCTTTACACCAGCGAAACCATCTTCGAGGACGGCGCACCGACCGATACGCCACGCTACGACCGTGGCAAGCTCCTCGCCGGCGACAGCGTGACCGGCCCCGCGATCGTCACCCAGCACAACTCCACCACCCTGGTGCCGCCCGGTTACACGGCCACCGTCCTTGCCCACGGCGACATGCGCGTCGCGCGCCAGTAG
- a CDS encoding ABC transporter ATP-binding protein, translating to MSEPDLELVKLRKVYPGGTVAVEGFDLRVERGEFISFVGPSGCGKTTSLRMIAGLEDISAGDLLIRGRNFTKVPAEKRPTATIFQNYALFPHMSVRQNIAFGLEVAGKPAPEVKAKVDAMIDTLELGNVAHQSERNLSGGQKQRVALARGLVTEPDILLLDEPLGALDANLRKSIQEELKLLQRNLGITFVFVTHAQSEALSMGDRVVVMNQGRVEQISAPFELYTRPQSHFVARFIGRNTIIDGTLVDFSAAKAVVSTRFGPLSGVPGFNAASAAPGSPAAIVIPSEYVDITPQGSSAHGDEFDAVSGEVTALDAVGQVVYVTVRLDDALEVRIESYRTRIEGRDIAPGTRVDLKWRRERATVVPGT from the coding sequence ATGAGCGAACCCGACCTCGAACTGGTGAAGCTGCGCAAGGTCTATCCGGGCGGGACCGTTGCGGTGGAGGGCTTCGACCTGCGCGTCGAGCGAGGCGAGTTCATCTCGTTCGTCGGCCCGTCCGGCTGCGGCAAGACCACGTCACTGCGGATGATCGCCGGCCTTGAGGACATCAGTGCCGGCGATCTTCTGATCCGCGGCCGCAACTTCACCAAGGTCCCGGCCGAAAAGCGCCCCACGGCCACCATTTTCCAGAACTACGCGCTGTTTCCGCACATGAGCGTTCGCCAGAACATCGCGTTCGGGCTTGAGGTTGCCGGCAAGCCCGCGCCCGAAGTCAAGGCGAAGGTGGATGCCATGATCGACACGCTGGAGCTTGGCAACGTCGCCCACCAGAGCGAGCGCAACCTCTCCGGCGGCCAGAAGCAGCGCGTGGCGCTCGCCCGCGGCCTGGTGACCGAACCCGATATCCTCCTCCTCGACGAGCCGCTCGGCGCGCTGGACGCGAACCTGCGCAAATCGATCCAGGAGGAACTGAAGCTTCTCCAGCGCAACCTTGGCATCACGTTCGTCTTCGTCACCCACGCCCAGTCCGAGGCGCTTTCGATGGGCGACCGGGTGGTGGTGATGAACCAGGGCCGGGTGGAGCAGATCTCCGCGCCGTTTGAACTTTACACACGGCCGCAATCCCATTTCGTCGCCCGGTTCATCGGCCGCAACACCATCATCGACGGCACGCTTGTCGATTTTTCGGCGGCCAAGGCGGTGGTCTCCACACGGTTCGGCCCCCTTTCCGGCGTGCCGGGCTTCAACGCCGCCAGCGCCGCACCCGGCTCGCCCGCGGCCATCGTGATCCCGTCCGAATATGTCGACATCACGCCGCAGGGCTCCAGCGCACACGGCGATGAGTTCGATGCCGTCAGCGGAGAGGTGACGGCGCTCGATGCGGTGGGCCAGGTGGTCTACGTCACCGTCCGCCTCGATGACGCGCTGGAGGTGCGCATCGAGAGCTACCGCACAAGGATCGAGGGCCGCGATATCGCGCCCGGCACCCGTGTTGACCTCAAGTGGCGGCGCGAACGCGCCACCGTCGTCCCCGGAACCTGA